The Candidatus Methylomirabilota bacterium genome segment GGGCAAGGCGCTCTACGTCGCCGCCGGTAATCTGAACGTGAGCGACAGCCCAGCCGACGCGCATCTGGAAACGCTCGAGGCCAATGCCCGGCGGGGCGGCGCGAAGGTCCGCTGGCTCGACGCGGCCACACTGCGCCGGGAGTTCCCGCAGTTTCGACGCGGTCACCGCGCCCTCCTGGAAGAGGAGGCCGGCTTCCTCCGCGCCACGGACTGCGTCACCGCGCTCAGGGAGCTGGCCGAGAAGCACGGCGTCCTGTTCGCGACCGGACACGAAGCCGCCGTAGCGCGCAGCGGCAGCGGGGTGGAAGTCCGGACGGATACGGCGACGTATCACGCTCCCCAGGTCGTCGTGGCGGCCGGTGGCTGGTCGAATCACCTCTTTCCCGAGCTGGGGCGCGCCCTCTGGCAGTGCCAGCAGGGCATCATGTACCTCGAAGGTGTGCCCGCGGCGTTCTGCCGCCCCGCGTTCGTCCCGTACTCGGGAGCCGACACGGGCTTCTACGGCTTCCCCGCCGAACCCGGCCGCGCGGGCCTCAAGCTGGCCCGGCATCTCGTCACCCATCCCATCGACGATCCCGACTTCGACCGGCGGACGACGCCAAGGGGATTCATCGAGGCTGCCGGGGAGTTCATGCGTAGCTGGTTCGGTGTCGATCCCGGCGACTACCGCGCCACCTACGAGAGCTGCATGTACAACCTCTCCACGAGCAACGACTTCCTGCTCGACTTCCACCCCGAGATGCCCGGCGTCTTTCTCGCGACCGCCGGATCCGGCCACGGCTTCAAGTTCGGCTCCCTGCTCGGCCGGATCGTCCTGGATCGCCTCGACGGGATCCAGAGCGACCGGTGGACGGCGCAGTTTTCCTACGATTCCTTCCTCACCGCGAGCTCGCGTCCCCGCCTCCTCTGATCATCGACGCCCCGAGTGTATCCAATCGGAGACTTGCGGAACGTGCCGCGGGTCCCTATACTCCCCGGCCACAGGGAGCAGAATGCCGGTGATGGCCATCGTCGAAACCCGCTCGCTCGCCCCGTACGCCAAGCTGCCAGCGGGCGGCGGGGACATCGCCGCGTGGTCCTTCCGCGAAGCTAACAGTCCGGAACCCGCGAGGCCTCGCCTCCTCGACCGCGTCCGCCATGCCCTCCGCGCCCGGCACATGAGCCGCAGGACCGAGGAGGCGTACGTTGGCTGGATCCGGCGCTACATCTTCTTTCACCACAAGCGCCATCCCGCCGAGATGGGCGCGCCGGAGGTCACGAA includes the following:
- a CDS encoding FAD-dependent oxidoreductase, with amino-acid sequence MTARSFDLIVVGGGVFGLSTALEAGRRRRQTLVVDRREVPNSISASYGPSRKIRSTYLDPHYTRLALEAMAGWRRIEAETGKALYVAAGNLNVSDSPADAHLETLEANARRGGAKVRWLDAATLRREFPQFRRGHRALLEEEAGFLRATDCVTALRELAEKHGVLFATGHEAAVARSGSGVEVRTDTATYHAPQVVVAAGGWSNHLFPELGRALWQCQQGIMYLEGVPAAFCRPAFVPYSGADTGFYGFPAEPGRAGLKLARHLVTHPIDDPDFDRRTTPRGFIEAAGEFMRSWFGVDPGDYRATYESCMYNLSTSNDFLLDFHPEMPGVFLATAGSGHGFKFGSLLGRIVLDRLDGIQSDRWTAQFSYDSFLTASSRPRLL